The following are encoded in a window of Posidoniimonas polymericola genomic DNA:
- the cdd gene encoding cytidine deaminase: MPESPTDDTLQNLIARAAEVRENAYAKYSGYQVGAALLTTDGRVFVGVNIENASYGLTNCAERSAIGAAVAAGLRPGGVAALAVVTQDGGSPCGACRQVMHEFGDYQVLIASVGALDSPQCYSVASLLPDAFELKA, from the coding sequence ATGCCAGAAAGCCCCACGGACGACACGCTGCAGAACCTGATTGCCCGCGCGGCAGAGGTTCGAGAGAACGCCTACGCCAAGTACTCCGGGTACCAGGTCGGGGCGGCGCTGCTCACCACCGACGGCCGCGTCTTTGTCGGGGTGAACATCGAGAACGCGTCTTACGGCCTCACCAACTGCGCCGAACGCAGCGCGATTGGCGCGGCGGTGGCCGCCGGGTTGCGTCCCGGCGGGGTCGCCGCCCTGGCGGTAGTGACGCAGGACGGGGGCTCCCCGTGCGGCGCCTGCCGCCAGGTGATGCACGAGTTTGGCGACTACCAGGTGTTGATCGCCAGCGTCGGCGCGCTGGATTCGCCCCAGTGTTACTCGGTTGCCTCGCTGCTGCCCGACGCCTTCGAACTCAAGGCTTGA
- a CDS encoding GntP family permease, which produces MSPLLVLAIGVAVVLGLILVLRLNAFLALIAAAVTVSFLAPGELTVKVSRVAEAFGTSAGKVGIPIAMAAVIGSCLLASGAADKIVRTALGLVGEKRAGAALAGSGFLLAVPVFFDTVFYLLVPLARSLYNGTRRNYVYYLVAIGTGAVMAHTLVPPTPGPLIVADQLGVDVGLLMLMGTVVSLPALVVGLFSASVMNRVIKLENPPKLEHPAPEESTESLEGPLGGPGLLAAAAPIIVPVVLVASRTILGRLAEGAAPDAAIAQLTQIANVLGDPNLALLIAAAIALAVFVHVRRPGRVELSRLVEESLLSGGLIILITAAGGAFGAMLKAAEIGPAIEQAFAGQAASGQTLLWLAFGVTSLIKVSQGSSTVAMITASAMIGAMIEGEPAAFNPVYLAIAIGCGSSLGVWMNDSGFWIFCRMGGLTESEGLKTWTIQTALMGTVAMIAACILAAFLPLQYVG; this is translated from the coding sequence ATGTCCCCGCTGCTTGTGCTCGCGATCGGCGTAGCCGTAGTCCTCGGCCTGATCCTGGTGCTCCGGCTCAACGCGTTCTTGGCGTTGATTGCCGCGGCGGTGACCGTCAGCTTCTTGGCGCCGGGGGAACTAACGGTAAAAGTTTCACGCGTTGCCGAGGCGTTCGGGACCTCCGCCGGCAAGGTCGGCATCCCGATCGCCATGGCGGCGGTGATCGGAAGCTGCCTGCTGGCGTCGGGCGCCGCGGACAAGATTGTGAGGACCGCGCTGGGTTTGGTGGGGGAGAAGCGGGCCGGCGCCGCGCTGGCCGGCAGCGGATTCTTGCTGGCGGTCCCCGTGTTCTTCGACACCGTTTTCTACCTGCTCGTGCCGTTGGCCCGCTCCCTCTACAACGGCACCCGCCGCAACTACGTCTACTACCTGGTCGCCATTGGGACCGGCGCGGTCATGGCGCACACGCTGGTGCCGCCGACCCCCGGGCCGCTGATTGTGGCCGATCAGCTCGGCGTTGATGTTGGGCTGCTGATGCTCATGGGGACCGTGGTGAGCCTGCCGGCGCTGGTGGTCGGGCTGTTCTCTGCGTCGGTAATGAACCGCGTCATCAAGCTTGAGAACCCGCCGAAGCTTGAGCACCCGGCGCCGGAGGAGTCGACCGAGTCGCTCGAGGGGCCGCTCGGCGGCCCGGGCCTGCTGGCCGCGGCGGCGCCGATTATCGTGCCGGTGGTGCTCGTGGCGTCGCGCACTATCCTCGGCCGGCTCGCGGAGGGCGCCGCACCCGACGCCGCCATTGCTCAGCTCACGCAGATCGCGAACGTCCTGGGCGACCCCAACCTGGCGCTGCTGATCGCGGCGGCGATCGCCCTCGCGGTATTTGTCCACGTCCGGCGGCCAGGGCGGGTGGAGCTCAGCCGGCTGGTCGAAGAGTCGCTGCTGAGCGGCGGCCTGATTATCCTGATTACCGCGGCCGGCGGAGCCTTCGGGGCCATGCTCAAGGCGGCTGAGATCGGCCCGGCCATCGAGCAGGCATTCGCCGGCCAGGCGGCCTCGGGTCAGACGCTCTTGTGGCTGGCGTTCGGCGTGACCAGCCTGATCAAGGTCAGCCAGGGCTCGTCGACCGTGGCGATGATCACGGCCAGCGCTATGATTGGGGCGATGATTGAGGGCGAGCCGGCGGCTTTCAACCCCGTCTACCTTGCGATCGCCATCGGCTGTGGATCCTCGCTCGGCGTGTGGATGAACGACAGCGGCTTCTGGATCTTCTGCCGCATGGGCGGCTTGACCGAGTCCGAGGGGCTCAAGACCTGGACCATCCAAACCGCACTCATGGGCACGGTCGCGATGATCGCCGCCTGCATCCTGGCGGCGTTCCTGCCGCTGCAGTACGTTGGCTAG
- a CDS encoding AAA family ATPase — MTGPGFPSRPSLFSRTLRECRQLYVQAGELIASKHSTLVTSPRSYPQLMDDLHRGLVLKLYLTICEADQSWSSQERLLAEVLCHHLWGTWIEGDQLRDTMKRASTETATLEWAALVRPFRTLAPLADKAPVLETLVTRLANLVARCDGDLCDAERKALGEIEGRIRGIFPLGGGLSAEDRAADDWAEQPADQAAEASIYRNLPPRRTGDRRQSETIERPAGPQPVEQSTDEQPTVEEALEELDRLIGLTSIKHEVRSLANFLKLQQRRSEAGLPETEISLHMVFTGNPGTGKTTVARIVGKIFGALGVLEKGHLVETDRSGLVAEYAGQTGPKTNAKIDEALGGLLFIDEAYSLVARGSEDPYGREAAQTLLKRAEDDRGQMVIILAGYPDEMQDLLLSNPGLSSRFSRKMDFADYSPLELAQIFGLMCGKNHYELTPAARLKVMLGLQHLYSTRNRHFGNGRESRNLFEHAVRRMANRLADEASISQEQLVTLRDADIEFVSLPAAVFEDLDESRLQVSMACGSCELTKAIPLSFLGKKVKCPQCGESFVAEWGELSSVDQAAT; from the coding sequence ATGACCGGCCCCGGCTTCCCCTCGCGACCCTCACTCTTTAGCCGCACGCTCCGCGAGTGCCGGCAGCTCTACGTTCAAGCGGGCGAACTGATCGCCAGCAAGCACTCGACGCTCGTGACGTCGCCCAGGTCGTACCCGCAGTTGATGGACGACCTGCACCGCGGGCTGGTGCTGAAGCTGTACCTGACGATCTGCGAGGCGGACCAGAGTTGGAGCTCGCAGGAACGCCTGCTGGCCGAGGTGCTGTGCCACCACCTGTGGGGCACATGGATCGAGGGCGACCAGCTGCGCGACACGATGAAGCGGGCCTCGACCGAGACCGCGACGCTCGAGTGGGCGGCGCTCGTCCGGCCGTTCCGCACGCTCGCGCCGCTCGCCGACAAGGCGCCGGTCCTCGAAACCCTAGTCACCAGACTGGCCAACCTGGTCGCCCGCTGCGACGGCGACCTCTGCGACGCCGAGCGTAAAGCGTTGGGCGAGATCGAGGGGCGCATCCGCGGGATCTTCCCGCTGGGGGGCGGGCTCTCGGCGGAGGACCGAGCCGCGGACGACTGGGCCGAACAACCAGCCGATCAAGCGGCCGAGGCCTCGATCTACCGCAACCTGCCCCCACGCCGCACCGGCGACCGCCGCCAGAGCGAAACAATCGAGCGTCCCGCCGGGCCCCAGCCCGTCGAGCAGTCGACCGACGAACAGCCGACTGTCGAGGAGGCGCTCGAAGAGCTCGACCGGCTGATCGGCCTGACGTCGATCAAGCACGAGGTCCGGTCGTTGGCAAATTTTCTGAAGCTGCAGCAACGCCGCAGCGAGGCCGGGCTGCCCGAGACCGAGATCAGCCTGCACATGGTGTTCACCGGCAACCCGGGCACCGGCAAGACGACCGTCGCGCGGATTGTTGGCAAGATCTTCGGCGCCCTGGGCGTGCTCGAGAAGGGGCACCTGGTCGAGACCGACCGCTCGGGGCTGGTGGCCGAGTACGCCGGGCAGACCGGGCCCAAAACCAACGCCAAGATCGACGAGGCCCTCGGTGGGCTGCTGTTCATCGACGAGGCCTACAGCCTGGTCGCGCGGGGCAGCGAGGACCCCTACGGGCGTGAGGCGGCCCAGACCCTGTTGAAGCGCGCCGAGGACGACCGGGGACAGATGGTGATCATCCTGGCCGGCTACCCCGACGAGATGCAGGACCTGCTGCTGAGCAACCCGGGCCTGTCGTCGCGGTTCAGCCGCAAGATGGACTTTGCCGACTACTCGCCGCTCGAGCTGGCCCAGATCTTTGGGCTGATGTGCGGCAAGAACCACTACGAGCTGACCCCGGCGGCACGCCTGAAGGTGATGCTCGGGCTGCAGCACCTGTACAGCACGCGCAACCGGCACTTCGGCAACGGGCGCGAGTCGCGGAACTTGTTCGAGCACGCCGTGCGGCGGATGGCCAACCGCCTGGCGGACGAGGCGTCGATCAGCCAGGAACAACTTGTCACGCTGCGGGACGCGGACATCGAGTTTGTCAGCCTCCCGGCGGCGGTGTTCGAGGACCTCGACGAGTCGCGGCTACAGGTTTCGATGGCGTGCGGTTCCTGCGAGCTGACCAAGGCAATCCCGCTCTCTTTCCTCGGCAAGAAGGTGAAGTGTCCGCAGTGCGGCGAGTCGTTTGTCGCCGAATGGGGCGAGCTCTCCAGCGTGGATCAAGCGGCTACTTGA
- a CDS encoding TadG family pilus assembly protein produces the protein MYKRPPRAKRRLGVILVLSALLMVAVCGMAAMGIDVGFMMLVKTQLQVAADAGALAAANSLHLSQAEIIDVGEQFVAMHNAGGRAIKTAETNVEIGVWDIATDVFTPAPGVGNAVRVTVTRDGEALFFGRVIGNDKFNAQASAIAMANPKDIAFVIDLSGSMNDDTEPAWATTTINTTFGAAAASGVATSLMQDVYDDFGFGAFPGTLEYLGGSFGLPKDHIAYAELTSDVGPLANGTLAPRYRIAPGDSEHTRRERAYCWIIDHQLRNLMPKVRPFPNSKKNYEYWEKYIDYVLLTSHVVSPSPPPPPSPPPTPNPTPSPSPTPTPTPGPPPPPPAPTPPIGMSPWRQFESFAATPATAFSLWSSYRSGGPAMLAAPAYSVVYGPSATGPGLPRVGGLYGNYSAWIPPSQDGDRIYQFNNPNRSSFPSADGSLPHKLRNYFGYLTYVQFLMDHGRDLQPDGNVYTELSLDSGLAPLHSESVAGRSFSFPPRSQPLHAVRRSAIAALDVVDDRNSVIPTKGARDQVAIVTFDTTDGSRLLHTFTPEYLDVMESVTKLQAVGDKGTSTATETGLIHARQLLLPKSKGGAARERSTKVAVLLTDGMPNAHSSDAGTIDSYMTSNSIGDSYGGGYYWLDAALMQTHVLEADGIEVYPVGIGMGADYDFMDRVSRLGGTGGADGQSPRGSGNPAEYELLLTKIFEDIVKKPTARLVE, from the coding sequence ATGTACAAGAGACCCCCCCGTGCCAAACGCCGCCTGGGCGTCATCCTCGTGCTCAGCGCACTGCTGATGGTCGCTGTTTGCGGCATGGCAGCGATGGGCATCGACGTCGGCTTCATGATGCTCGTCAAGACGCAACTGCAGGTGGCGGCCGACGCCGGCGCGCTGGCGGCGGCGAATTCGCTGCACTTGTCTCAGGCCGAGATTATTGACGTCGGCGAGCAGTTTGTGGCGATGCACAACGCCGGCGGCCGCGCGATCAAGACCGCGGAGACCAATGTCGAGATCGGCGTTTGGGACATTGCGACCGACGTGTTCACCCCGGCCCCAGGGGTCGGCAACGCGGTCCGCGTCACCGTCACCCGGGACGGCGAGGCGTTGTTCTTTGGCCGCGTCATCGGCAACGACAAGTTCAACGCCCAGGCGAGCGCCATCGCCATGGCCAACCCCAAGGACATCGCCTTCGTCATCGACCTCTCCGGGTCGATGAACGACGACACCGAACCCGCCTGGGCGACCACCACCATCAACACCACGTTCGGCGCCGCCGCCGCCAGCGGCGTCGCGACGTCGCTCATGCAGGACGTCTACGACGACTTCGGGTTCGGGGCCTTCCCGGGGACGCTGGAGTACCTCGGCGGTTCGTTCGGGCTGCCAAAAGACCACATCGCCTACGCCGAGCTGACCTCCGATGTCGGGCCGCTCGCCAACGGGACCCTCGCGCCACGCTACCGGATCGCGCCGGGCGACAGCGAGCACACCCGGCGCGAGCGGGCCTACTGCTGGATCATCGACCACCAGCTGCGGAACCTGATGCCGAAGGTCCGCCCGTTCCCGAACAGCAAGAAGAACTACGAGTACTGGGAGAAGTACATCGACTACGTGCTGCTGACCTCGCACGTTGTGTCCCCGTCGCCGCCGCCCCCTCCCAGCCCTCCGCCAACCCCCAACCCCACGCCTAGCCCTTCACCAACGCCAACGCCAACCCCCGGCCCGCCGCCGCCCCCACCCGCGCCGACGCCGCCGATCGGCATGTCGCCCTGGCGCCAGTTCGAAAGCTTCGCGGCCACACCCGCCACCGCCTTCTCGCTGTGGAGCTCGTACCGCTCGGGCGGACCCGCGATGCTCGCCGCGCCGGCGTATTCAGTGGTGTACGGTCCTTCTGCCACCGGCCCGGGACTGCCGCGCGTCGGAGGGCTGTACGGCAACTACTCCGCTTGGATCCCGCCGAGTCAGGACGGCGACCGAATCTATCAGTTCAACAACCCCAACCGGTCGAGCTTCCCCTCTGCCGACGGGAGCCTGCCGCACAAGCTGCGGAACTACTTCGGCTACCTCACGTACGTGCAGTTCCTGATGGACCACGGCCGCGACCTGCAGCCGGACGGCAACGTCTACACCGAGCTGTCGCTGGATAGCGGACTCGCACCCCTCCACTCCGAGAGCGTGGCCGGCAGGAGCTTCTCGTTCCCGCCGAGGTCCCAGCCGCTGCACGCGGTGCGGCGGTCGGCGATCGCCGCGCTAGACGTCGTGGACGACCGGAACTCGGTGATCCCCACCAAGGGCGCCCGTGATCAGGTCGCCATCGTGACCTTCGACACCACCGACGGCAGCCGGCTGCTGCACACCTTTACGCCCGAGTACCTCGACGTCATGGAGTCGGTGACCAAGCTCCAGGCCGTAGGCGACAAGGGAACTTCGACAGCCACCGAGACCGGGCTGATCCACGCCCGCCAGCTGCTGCTGCCGAAGAGCAAGGGCGGCGCCGCGCGCGAGAGGTCGACCAAGGTCGCCGTGCTGCTGACCGACGGCATGCCCAACGCCCACAGCAGCGACGCCGGAACGATTGACAGCTACATGACGTCCAACTCGATCGGCGACTCCTACGGCGGCGGGTACTACTGGCTCGACGCCGCGCTGATGCAGACGCACGTGCTCGAGGCCGACGGCATCGAGGTCTACCCGGTCGGAATCGGCATGGGCGCCGACTACGACTTCATGGACCGGGTCTCGCGGCTGGGCGGCACGGGCGGCGCGGACGGTCAGAGCCCGCGTGGCAGCGGCAACCCGGCCGAATACGAGCTGCTCCTGACCAAGATCTTCGAGGACATCGTCAAGAAGCCGACCGCGCGACTGGTGGAGTAG
- the xylA gene encoding xylose isomerase — protein sequence MEAFPSVSNIPFEGSGSTNPLAFKHYNAEEEVEGRTMRDHLRFSVVYWHTFRGSGSDPFGPGTMQRPWDDGTDSLENAKNRVRVAFEFIDKLGAPFYAFHDRDVAPEGASLSESHANLEAVADVLEEEQQRTGVRLLWGTANLFSHPRYMHGAATSCNAEVFGMAAAQVKKAIEVTHRLGGEGYVFWGGREGYQTLWNTDMRREQAHLARFLHMAADYAKEIGFQGQFYIEPKPKEPTKHQYDSDAAACLNFLREHGLKGRFKLNLETNHATLAGHTMQHELDVAGAADALGSIDANTGDLLLGWDTDQFPTDIYLTTQCMLTLMKYGGLTTGGVNFDAKVRRESFDPLDLFYAHIGGMDAFARGLKIAAAIRADGRLESMLRERYSSWDSGLGAEIEQGRHSLGTLEQHMLELGDAAPNASGRQELLENIVNEFL from the coding sequence ATGGAAGCTTTCCCCAGCGTCTCGAATATCCCGTTCGAGGGTTCCGGCAGCACCAACCCGCTCGCCTTCAAGCACTACAACGCCGAGGAAGAGGTTGAGGGACGCACGATGCGCGACCACCTCCGCTTCAGCGTCGTGTACTGGCACACGTTCCGCGGCTCCGGCTCCGACCCGTTCGGCCCCGGCACGATGCAGCGCCCGTGGGACGACGGCACGGACTCGCTTGAGAACGCCAAGAACCGGGTGCGGGTGGCGTTCGAGTTCATCGACAAGCTGGGGGCGCCGTTCTACGCGTTCCACGACCGCGACGTCGCTCCCGAGGGCGCGAGCCTGAGCGAGAGCCACGCGAACCTCGAGGCGGTCGCCGACGTGCTCGAGGAAGAGCAGCAGCGGACCGGCGTCCGGCTGCTGTGGGGCACCGCCAACCTGTTCAGCCACCCCCGCTACATGCACGGCGCGGCCACCAGCTGCAACGCCGAGGTGTTCGGCATGGCCGCCGCCCAGGTCAAGAAGGCGATCGAGGTCACCCACCGCCTCGGCGGCGAGGGTTACGTCTTCTGGGGCGGGCGAGAGGGCTACCAAACCCTCTGGAACACCGACATGCGGCGTGAGCAGGCGCACCTCGCCCGCTTCCTGCACATGGCCGCCGACTACGCCAAGGAGATTGGCTTCCAGGGGCAGTTCTACATCGAGCCGAAGCCGAAGGAGCCGACCAAGCACCAGTACGACAGCGACGCCGCCGCCTGCCTGAACTTCCTCCGCGAGCACGGCCTGAAGGGGCGTTTCAAGCTCAACCTCGAGACCAACCACGCCACGCTCGCGGGCCACACCATGCAGCACGAGCTCGACGTCGCGGGGGCGGCCGACGCGCTCGGGTCGATCGACGCCAACACGGGCGACCTGCTGCTCGGCTGGGACACCGACCAGTTCCCGACCGACATCTACCTGACAACCCAGTGCATGCTGACCCTCATGAAGTACGGCGGCCTGACGACCGGCGGCGTCAACTTCGACGCCAAGGTTCGCCGCGAGAGCTTCGACCCGCTCGACCTGTTCTACGCCCACATCGGCGGGATGGACGCCTTCGCCCGCGGGCTGAAGATCGCCGCGGCGATCCGCGCCGACGGCCGGCTCGAGTCGATGCTGCGTGAGCGGTACTCGAGCTGGGACTCCGGCCTGGGCGCCGAGATCGAGCAGGGCCGGCACAGCCTAGGCACGCTCGAGCAGCATATGCTCGAGCTGGGCGACGCCGCGCCGAACGCGAGTGGCCGGCAGGAGTTGCTCGAGAACATCGTCAACGAATTCCTGTAG
- a CDS encoding DUF1571 domain-containing protein codes for MIARHLPIAWFASVALLAAPPLAADSPAADTPAAESPDARSIPSPEEHPLRPLLRMAQESQEFLKNDVRDYTCTMVMRERRNGRLKPYHFVDTKIRHADPATDTPFSAYLSFQKPASVAGREVLYLKGRNAGKMLVRRGGRRLAYVTTYLDPDSPIALEENRYPVSEMGFLNLIDRLVEVMQEDMQHGECTVQFFKNAKIGDAVCTRVIVEHPFPRDYFRYHRAMVFIDEQTHLPLAYGSYLWPDTPGGEPVLVEEYMYTDVKLNVGLTDKDFDRENPAYQFLDRGSVAASQE; via the coding sequence ATGATTGCTCGCCACCTACCGATCGCATGGTTCGCGTCTGTCGCACTACTGGCGGCGCCGCCGTTAGCCGCAGATTCCCCCGCTGCCGATACGCCGGCCGCCGAGTCTCCCGATGCACGGTCCATCCCGTCGCCCGAGGAGCACCCGCTCCGCCCGCTGCTGCGGATGGCCCAAGAGAGCCAGGAGTTCCTCAAGAACGACGTCCGCGATTACACCTGCACGATGGTGATGCGTGAGCGCCGCAACGGGAGGCTCAAGCCGTACCATTTTGTCGACACCAAGATCCGCCACGCCGACCCGGCGACCGACACCCCGTTTAGCGCGTACCTCAGCTTCCAGAAGCCGGCGAGCGTCGCCGGCCGTGAGGTGCTGTACCTGAAGGGCCGAAACGCCGGCAAGATGCTGGTCCGCCGCGGCGGGCGCCGGCTGGCCTACGTCACGACGTACCTCGACCCCGACAGCCCGATAGCGTTGGAAGAGAACCGCTACCCGGTTTCCGAGATGGGCTTCCTCAACCTGATCGACCGTCTGGTCGAGGTGATGCAGGAGGACATGCAGCACGGCGAGTGCACGGTGCAGTTCTTCAAGAACGCCAAGATCGGCGACGCGGTCTGCACCCGCGTGATTGTCGAGCACCCCTTTCCACGGGACTACTTCCGCTACCACCGCGCCATGGTGTTCATCGACGAGCAGACCCACCTGCCCCTGGCGTACGGCTCTTACCTGTGGCCGGACACGCCCGGCGGCGAGCCGGTGCTGGTGGAGGAGTACATGTACACCGACGTGAAGCTCAACGTCGGGCTCACGGACAAGGATTTCGACCGCGAGAACCCGGCCTATCAGTTCCTCGACCGTGGCTCGGTCGCCGCGTCTCAGGAGTAG
- a CDS encoding TadE/TadG family type IV pilus assembly protein — translation MQQYLPATKRRGASAVEFALVAPIFFLVVLGIVEFGRMAMVQQIITNAAREGARIAVLDGATKAKVTTKVNDYLSSGKINTAAVTVSPDPPDSAGYGQPVTVGVSVPFNDVSWLPAPFFMGGKTLAAESIMRRETVE, via the coding sequence ATGCAGCAGTATCTCCCGGCGACGAAGCGACGCGGCGCGTCGGCTGTCGAGTTCGCCCTGGTCGCCCCTATCTTCTTCCTGGTCGTGCTTGGCATTGTCGAGTTCGGCCGGATGGCGATGGTCCAGCAGATCATCACCAACGCCGCCCGCGAGGGCGCGCGGATCGCGGTGCTCGACGGAGCAACCAAGGCCAAGGTCACGACCAAGGTGAACGACTACCTGAGCTCCGGCAAGATCAACACCGCCGCGGTGACCGTGTCGCCCGACCCGCCCGACTCGGCCGGCTACGGCCAGCCTGTCACGGTGGGGGTGTCGGTCCCGTTCAACGATGTCAGCTGGTTGCCGGCCCCGTTTTTCATGGGCGGCAAGACGCTTGCCGCCGAGTCGATCATGCGGCGTGAGACCGTCGAGTAG
- a CDS encoding response regulator translates to MSVRLLVVDDHPVVRAGLRSMLADTAIEVTGEAATADQALEVFPSASPHVVLTAVRLGDSDGIELISRLRANGLNASTLCFSGHDNPTYVARAMSAGAAGYLLKSVSREELLSAIEAAAAGEECWTSQDRRRHKGPIPTELLRQNLEVTLTKRESEVLKQLSFGLTNKEIANALGLRYDTVKEHVQHVLRKLAVNDRTQAAVWAVRKGLV, encoded by the coding sequence ATGTCGGTTAGGCTTTTAGTAGTCGATGACCACCCAGTGGTCCGGGCAGGCCTGCGCAGCATGCTGGCGGACACCGCAATCGAAGTGACCGGCGAGGCCGCAACCGCGGACCAAGCGCTCGAAGTCTTCCCCTCGGCCTCCCCGCACGTGGTGCTGACCGCGGTGCGGCTGGGCGACAGCGACGGGATCGAGCTGATCTCCCGCCTCCGGGCCAACGGCCTGAACGCGTCCACCCTCTGCTTCAGCGGCCACGACAACCCGACCTACGTCGCGAGGGCGATGTCGGCCGGCGCCGCCGGCTACCTGCTCAAGTCGGTGAGCCGCGAGGAGCTGCTCAGCGCCATCGAGGCGGCGGCGGCGGGCGAAGAATGCTGGACTTCCCAGGACCGGCGGCGGCACAAGGGCCCGATCCCGACCGAGCTGCTCCGCCAGAACCTAGAAGTCACCCTCACCAAACGAGAGTCCGAAGTGCTCAAGCAGCTCTCCTTCGGCCTGACCAACAAGGAGATCGCCAACGCCCTGGGGCTCCGCTACGACACCGTCAAAGAGCACGTGCAGCACGTGCTCCGCAAGCTGGCAGTCAACGACCGCACCCAGGCCGCGGTGTGGGCCGTGCGGAAGGGTTTGGTCTAG
- a CDS encoding thymidine phosphorylase codes for MNAAWIITKKRDGQELAGQEIRDLINGYVAGDVPDYQMAAWAMAVFLKGMSTAEIAALTHAMLESGEVLAHTPGAPRVDKHSSGGIGDKASLPLAPALACCGVRVPMISGRGLGATGGTLDKLEAIPGYRTDLSIEEMQRVADEVGCVISSASEKLVPADRKLYALRDVTATVPCIPLITASIMSKKLAEGLDALVLDVKHGSGAFMKTLDDARALARSLVDTGKRMGVATSALLTDMNQPLGRLAGNALEVDESVACLQGGGPADLREVTLELGAEALVLAGAATDTADGLKQMTKAIDSGAALEKFAEMVRAQGGDLDAPRPLAGATEIASATAGVVAAIDTEQLGWAVIEMGGGRKQLGDPIDHGVGLEMLVRLGDPVDAEQPLAKLYSRDAARAAAEKMVLSAIQIGDGPVAAPPLIAERVC; via the coding sequence ATGAACGCCGCCTGGATTATCACCAAGAAACGCGACGGCCAGGAGCTCGCCGGACAAGAGATCCGCGACCTCATCAACGGCTACGTGGCGGGCGACGTGCCGGACTACCAGATGGCCGCCTGGGCGATGGCCGTGTTCCTCAAGGGGATGAGCACCGCCGAGATCGCCGCGCTAACGCACGCGATGCTGGAGTCGGGGGAGGTGCTCGCGCACACGCCCGGCGCCCCGCGGGTCGACAAGCACTCCTCGGGCGGGATCGGCGACAAGGCCTCGCTGCCGCTGGCGCCGGCGCTGGCGTGCTGCGGCGTGCGGGTGCCGATGATCTCGGGCCGCGGCCTCGGCGCGACCGGCGGCACGCTCGACAAGCTCGAGGCGATCCCCGGCTACCGCACGGACCTGTCGATCGAAGAGATGCAGCGGGTCGCCGACGAGGTGGGTTGCGTGATCAGCAGCGCCTCCGAGAAGCTGGTGCCCGCCGACCGCAAGCTGTACGCCCTCCGCGACGTCACGGCGACGGTGCCGTGCATCCCCCTGATCACCGCCAGCATCATGAGCAAGAAGCTGGCCGAGGGGCTCGACGCGCTGGTGCTCGACGTCAAGCACGGCTCGGGCGCGTTCATGAAGACCCTCGACGACGCCCGCGCGCTGGCCCGCTCGCTGGTCGACACCGGCAAGCGGATGGGCGTGGCGACCTCGGCCCTGCTCACCGACATGAACCAGCCGCTCGGCCGGCTGGCCGGCAATGCGCTCGAGGTCGACGAGTCGGTCGCCTGCCTGCAGGGCGGGGGCCCGGCCGACCTCCGCGAGGTGACGCTCGAGCTCGGAGCCGAGGCGCTCGTGCTGGCCGGCGCCGCGACCGACACGGCCGATGGGCTCAAGCAGATGACCAAGGCGATCGACTCGGGCGCCGCGCTCGAGAAGTTCGCCGAGATGGTCCGCGCCCAAGGTGGCGATCTAGACGCCCCGCGGCCGCTGGCCGGAGCGACCGAAATCGCGTCGGCGACGGCCGGCGTGGTCGCCGCTATCGATACCGAGCAGCTCGGCTGGGCCGTCATCGAGATGGGCGGCGGACGCAAGCAGCTCGGCGACCCGATCGACCACGGCGTCGGCCTCGAGATGCTGGTGCGGTTGGGCGACCCTGTCGACGCCGAGCAGCCGCTCGCGAAGCTGTACTCCCGCGACGCCGCCCGCGCAGCGGCCGAGAAGATGGTCCTCTCTGCCATCCAGATTGGCGACGGCCCCGTGGCCGCGCCGCCGCTGATTGCCGAGCGCGTGTGCTGA